The following proteins come from a genomic window of Athalia rosae chromosome 1, iyAthRosa1.1, whole genome shotgun sequence:
- the LOC125499701 gene encoding uncharacterized protein LOC125499701 — translation MEILILLLISPAVFAQRYRKPSNPNDEPFLPIHPVYPYSPKLTKRGSDKEIGTIFKPELYAPRTDARDSYTSSYAEGPKDSYFPDDYGSYPRGPVAPYSSPYSPYYGNALYGPYGSPSYSAGPYPDNQYASGVHGSAPYPGYYSQSPYFYPDYYNRPFPYSYPDYLGPPGPPAGPPRSEPSSFGEENGAEEQEDKPKSGKTKIDEIPSSPTNDGAVSQYVDGNNLISQSYKDHGAHSSVQKTADPYNRIEQISDVHLKNIPLPQPTYKVISVGGHPVGPDYPIPSSYARAQILEQVAAMRNLVAKSLGQRFSNSGSQNSASTPSHLPYVGAVGLLQNSSGKPGEEDPYPPGSSPVGTSREAGRYYSETLNPRGKSIEPHVYGSNSHDLPEKESARFLSDIYNSDKNGASGAEYLADQGTRETFSKAPSKYPNLPSYAQKQQQAVTRVTLEQSRGTYIAPEKASPSTSLGDPADQSSGTRRDQPPVAPTIPFRPEANSFRPDEMPGVVSYNQNQNNRHSMPQAFTYHFANVRPYASGMQQQSKTNLEDVNFGTKQGNKG, via the exons ATGGAGATCCTG ATTCTCCTACTGATATCGCCCGCGGTTTTCGCCCAACGCTACCGGAAACCGTCGAATCCGAACGACGAACCGTTCCTGCCTATCCATCCCGTCTACCCGTACAGTCCGAAGTTGACGAAGAGGGGCTCCGACAAAGAGATCGGGACTATCTTCAAGCCGGAACTCTACGCGCCTAGGACGGATGCCAGAGACTCGTACACGTCCAGCTACGCCGAGGGTCCGAAGGATTCGTATTTTCCCGACGACTACGGATCTTATCCACGCGGCCCCGTCGCGCCCTACTCCTCTCCTTACTCGCCGTATTACGGGAACGCTCTCTACGGTCCTTACGGGAGCCCCTCCTATTCCGCCGGTCCTTACCCCGACAATCAATACGCTTCCGGTGTCCACGGTTCCGCTCCCTATCCCGGTTATTATTCTCAGAGCCCGTATTTTTACCCGGACTACTACAACCGACCGTTTCCGTACTCCTACCCGGATTACCTCGGACCTCCCGGGCCTCCCGCAGGACCTCCGAGGAGCGAACCCTCCAGTTTCGGGGAGGAGAACGGCGCGGAGGAGCAGGAGGACAAGCCGAAGTCGGGCAAGACTAAAATTGACGAGATTCCGAGCTCCCCGACGAACGACGGAGCCGTAAGTCAATACGTGGACGGTAATAACCTCATATCACAAAGTTACAAGGACCACGGGGCGCACTCGAGTGTCCAGAAGACGGCCGATCCGTACAATCGGATCGAACAAATATCCGACGTCCATCTGAAGAACATCCCGCTGCCGCAGCCGACTTACAAGGTCATTAGCGTCGGGGGACATCCGGTCGGGCCGGATTATCCCATCCCGAGCAGCTACGCGAGGGCGCAGATCCTCGAACAAGTGGCGGCTATGCGGAATCTGGTGGCCAAGTCGTTGGGACAGAGATTTTCGAACAGCGGCTCTCAAAATTCAGCGAGCACTCCTTCTCATCTGCCTTACGTCGGTGCGGTAGGCCTACTGCAGAACTCTTCGGGAAAACCGGGGGAGGAGGACCCCTATCCGCCGGGATCGAGTCCCGTGGGAACGAGTCGGGAGGCCGGACGGTATTACTCCGAGACATTGAATCCCcgaggaaaatcgatcgagccGCACGTCTACGGTTCGAATAGCCACGACCTGCCGGAGAAGGAGAGCGCTCGGTTTCTGTCGGACATTTACAATTCCGACAAAAACGGCGCATCCGGAGCCGAATACCTCGCCGATCAGGGGACGCGGGAAACGTTCTCCAAAGCCCCGAGCAAGTACCCGAACCTTCCGTCGTACGCGCAGAAACAACAACAAGCGGTGACGCGAGTGACCTTGGAACAATCACGCGGGACTTACATCGCCCCCGAAAAGGCGAGTCCTTCGACTTCTCTGGGAGACCCTGCCGATCAATCGTCCGGAACTCGTCGCGATCAACCTCCCGTGGCGCCCACCATCCCCTTCAGACCCGAGGCGAACAGCTTTCGACCGGATGAAATGCCGGGCGTTGTTTCGTAtaaccaaaatcaaaataaccGACACTCGATGCCCCAGGCGTTCACTTATCACTTCGCGAACGTACGTCCCTATGCGTCAGGGATGCAACAGCAGAGTAAAACCAACTTGGAAGACGTGAACTTTGGTACAAAACAGGGAAACAAGGGATAG